One segment of Danio aesculapii chromosome 3, fDanAes4.1, whole genome shotgun sequence DNA contains the following:
- the si:ch211-76l23.4 gene encoding uncharacterized protein si:ch211-76l23.4 gives MSFRVSLLYLTMIVVIVWGQRRRPAKEEWNYRDGSEKVSMRGVANLTQVLDDWRFDILSKVKGLLQNDHQSLLPDYSRIQPLTEALDDLYKEFNALKAHLGDLTEKFGPLETFVDELKTERASASAAPAIPVRRRLVKKTPAST, from the exons ATGAGTTTCAGGGTGAGCCTGTTGTACCTGACCATGATTGTGGTCATAGTCTGGGGTCAAAGGAGACGCCCTGCAAAAGAGGAGTGGAACTACCGTGATGGCT CTGAAAAAGTAAGCATGCGAGGAGTTGCAAATCTGACTCAAGTGCTTGATGACTGGAGGTTTGACATCCTGAGCAAGGTCAAAGGACTCCTGCAGAACGACCACCAGTCCCTGCTGCCTGACTACTCCAG GATTCAACCTCTGACCGAGGCGCTTGATGATTTGTACAAAGAGTTTAATGCTCTGAAAGCTCATCTTGGTGATCTGACAGAGAAGTTTGGACCATTGGAGACCTTTGTGGATGAACTAAAGACAGAAAGAGCCAGCGCAAGTGCAGCACCTGCTATCCCAGTGCGCAGACGCCTTGTTAAGAAGACCCCTGCTTCCACTTAA